The Christiangramia salexigens genome includes the window ACATCAAGTTCCAGAATAAAATCACCGTTACTATGAATATCGGGGTCTTTTTCCTGATTGAGTGACCTCAACCATAAGTCTTTAAACTTCAGGGTGCCTATACTTTCAATAGCGCTTCCCGTACTGGACTGCACCCATTCTAGATCTGGCGTGGTAACATAGACTTTAGTTACCTCATAATTTCGAAAAAGATTACAGGCATTCTCATTTCTAAGAATAAGTCTTCCATCTACTACCTCTGCACTAACGTCACTTAAAATATTTTTTCCCGATTCTATGACCACCTTTTGCACGTCTCCTTGTTCGATAAAAAGTTTTACTCGTTCAAAAACCATGATCTCAGAAAAGGGAGCAACTTCAGCTGTCTTCCGGATTAGTTCTCCCGAAGTCTGAAAACAATCCGGAGCAGATTCTGAACTACAACCAGCTAAAACAAGCATTAAAAGTATAACTGTCAGCTTTCTCATAATCTATATCCAATTGAAAATTCAA containing:
- a CDS encoding head GIN domain-containing protein; this encodes MRKLTVILLMLVLAGCSSESAPDCFQTSGELIRKTAEVAPFSEIMVFERVKLFIEQGDVQKVVIESGKNILSDVSAEVVDGRLILRNENACNLFRNYEVTKVYVTTPDLEWVQSSTGSAIESIGTLKFKDLWLRSLNQEKDPDIHSNGDFILELDVENLRITSDHLSNYFLTGKVENFNAFFAAGDGRLEARNLIVQHYDVFHRGTNKLIVNPLQSLRGHIYSYGDIISVNRPPVVDVTEHFKGRLIFE